From the genome of Lineus longissimus chromosome 8, tnLinLong1.2, whole genome shotgun sequence, one region includes:
- the LOC135493025 gene encoding uncharacterized protein LOC135493025, which translates to MMSRGCDTPNATVYNRMAAKTPSPLENYQVSVMSTPSNFKTPGKYTNSPGPKYKKNGLTPKNLMATPHRHRTPSGPLYNPFDDGNLETMHLPTFSPNVFKVTSTPSSSQKTPAKSAFRWSIDQQAILYPADIDEMPHHQDALVSQLHDDRKEEEVQNAIDTFFSSNLIVPSPWTETPTNRSRIPRELEKDKSSSQSSKDSSLGSSQDNSQVGAKKDMACQTTLTLPVGFNLQALLAEHFTYTQQNESTEMLSTSTLRRKLFCQGDQPASLRPGKTDCRMPECEDRNMTVDSPSTSPLKYTTPCRRRSPVATPASAQFSSSPIRKAGARSSTCALMERLSSPELSPISTPLSKRSSPGRCGVQLQFTPSSDHHQSIVLASPDISPIKFDDSFGDTEASSPDFVNHEDKATVGSLSEDHAEADVYRCRDTIEMCFEAPEILGCTQNMDIDLSTCDNAVLEQEPRLGNWGLSIIRECSDSAERTNLDMGSSVTFTTLSHDTGYQTASLQSTNQETGMLHTDLTQQMGSLPLCSVSDINNDTESLLKLVDDSGLSSSSSSRGLESYKENMYIESNFPFGNFHGKMKSSVLSENSSGVFPCSKEHKPLLQVFPYNHDSKSATGSFEMCHSGSLPKMIQSESGMPLFSWDPATL; encoded by the exons ATGATGAGTCGTGGTTGTGACACCCCCAATGCTACAGTCTACAATCGAATGGCGGCAAAGACACCAAGCCCGCTTGAGAATTACCAGGTATCTGTGATGTCGACGCCAAGCAACTTCAAAACTCCTGGCAAATATACCAACAGTCCCGGACCAAAGTATAAGAAGAATGGTCTGACTCCAAAGAACTTGATGGCAACTCCACATCGTCATCGGACTCCCTCCGGCCCTCTCTATAATCCGTTTGATGATGGGAATCTTGAGACCATGCACTTGCCAACATTTAGCCCGAATGTCTTCAAAGTGACGTCAACTCCAAGCAGTTCTCAAAAG ACGCCTGCCAAGTCTGCGTTTCGGTGGTCGATTGATCAACAAGCCATACTATACCCagctgatattgatgagatgcCCCACCACCAGGATGCGCTAGTCTCACAATT GCATGATGACAGGAAAGAGGAAGAGGTTCAGAATGCAATCGACACATTCTTCTCAAGCAATCTCATTGTGCCATCGCCGTGGACAGAAACACCAACCAACAGATCAAGAATTCCACGAGAACTAGAAAAAG ACAAAAGTAGCAGTCAGAGTTCAAAAGACAGTTCCCTGGGAAGTTCACAGGATAATTCACAAGTTGGTGCAAAGAAAGATA tggCTTGTCAGACAACGTTGACGTTACCAGTAGGATTCAACCTCCAGGCTTTACTAG CTGAACACTTTACTTACACTCAGCAAAATGAATCGACAGAAATGCTCAGCACGTCCACACTCAGGAGGAAGTTGTTCTGCCAGGGCGACCAGCCAGCGAGTCTGCGACCAGGGAAAACAGACTGCAG GATGCCTGAGTGCGAGGATAGGAACATGACAGTCGATTCCCCTTCAACATCACCCCTGAAATACACAACACCTTGTCGACGAAGAAGTCCAGTTGCGACACCAGCATCG GCCCAGTTTTCGTCGAGTCCTATCAGGAAAGCCGGTGCAAGAAGTTCAACTTGTGCACTAATGGAACGCCTTTCGTCACCAGAGCTGTCCCCAATCAGTACCCCGCTATCAAAACGCTCAAGTCCTGGCAGATGTG GTGTCCAGCTACAATTTACTCCATCCTCCGATCATCATCAGAGTATAGTTCTTGCCAGTCCAGATATATCTCCAATCAAATTTGACGATAGCTTTGGTGACACAGAAGCTTCCTCCCCAG ATTTTGTAAACCATGAAGATAAAGCCACGGTGGGGTCGTTATCAGAAGATCATGCTGAAGCAGATGTGTATCGATGCAGAGACACGATCGAGATGTGTTTTGAAGCCCCAGAAATCTTAGGCTGCACTCAAAATATGGACATTGACCTTTCAACGTGCGATAACGCTGTTTTGGAACAGGAGCCACGTCTCGGGAACTGGGGATTATCGATCATACGAGAATGCTCCGATTCTGCTGAACGGACTAATCTAGACATGGGGTCTAGCGTGACGTTTACAACACTGAGTCACGACACTGGTTATCAGACGGCAAGCTTGCAATCGACCAATCAGGAGACTGGAATGCTTCACACTGATCTCACACAGCAGATGGGTAGTTTGCCTCTGTGTTCGGTCAGCGATATCAACAACGACACTGAATCTCTATTGAAATTAGTGGACGACTCCGGACTCAGTTCATCCAGTTCCTCGAGAGGATTAGAAAGCTATAAAGAGAATATGTATATTGAATCTAATTTCCCATTCGGAAACTTTCATGGGAAGATGAAATCAAGCGTTTTGTCCGAGAACTCCAGCGGTGTTTTTCCGTGTTCGAAGGAACATAAACCCCTCCTGCAAGTCTTCCCTTATAATCATGATTCAAAGTCAGCAACCGGTTCATTTGAAATGTGCCATTCTGGCAGTTTGCCCAAAATGATTCAGTCCGAGTCTGGCATGCCACTTTTTTCATGGGATCCAGCTACCCTGTAG
- the LOC135493024 gene encoding FMRFamide receptor-like: MQRKSMRGSPTSVYLTAMAVADAGTVYAVFLPKVAFPDAETTYDWVCKMNVFFLFGFGDVAVWILAATTVDRFIAVVLPLKAKHLCTVVRSCIVVFLIIVVAIVKNVHLWYTRGISYTPADVNANVTSSAGSNATVSASCWYLPDHSHFETYIRPWIGITFYALIPMGVIFCCNITIIWKLRKMSKIRQTNSKTPGDSGGKIKPNSMTAMLLAISLMFMFMVTPAIGIYVAANFWAKDEHSTAKLIMAFAITDILVGINHSTNFILYVIAGRRFRRELLLMCACRKDLVYPQSMDQSVDG, from the coding sequence ATGCAGAGGAAGTCGATGAGAGGATCCCCGACCAGTGTTTACCTCACAGCGATGGCCGTCGCAGACGCGGGCACCGTATACGCAGTATTTCTGCCAAAAGTTGCATTCCCCGATGCAGAGACGACATACGATTGGGTGTGCAAAATGAATGTGTTTTTCCTGTTCGGATTCGGTGATGTTGCCGTTTGGATTTTAGCCGCGACAACTGTTGACCGGTTTATTGCCGTTGTGTTGCCTTTGAAGGCGAAGCATCTTTGTACGGTTGTGCGTTCCTGCATTGTGGTCTTTTTAATCATAGTTGTCGCCATTGTGAAAAATGTTCATTTGTGGTACACGCGAGGGATTTCTTATACGCCAGCAGACGTCAACGcaaatgtgacgtcatcagcggGAAGTAACGCAACAGTCAGCGCATCTTGTTGGTACTTGCCTGATCACTCACATTTCGAAACATACATCCGCCCGTGGATTGGGATTACTTTTTACGCGCTCATACCAATGGGTGTCATATTCTGTTGTAATATTACAATAATTTGGAAGTTGCGGAAAATGTCGAAAATCCGGCAGACGAATTCTAAGAcgcctggcgacagtggcgggAAAATTAAACCGAACAGTATGACGGCCATGTTGTTGGCCATCTCACTCAtgttcatgttcatggtcaCCCCCGCCATTGGCATTTACGTAGCCGCGAATTTCTGGGCGAAGGATGAGCATAGCACGGCAAAACTTATCATGGCGTTCGCGATTACGGACATCCTTGTCGGGATTAACCACAGCACGAACTTCATCCTGTACGTCATCGCGGGGAGGAGGTTCAGGCGGGAGTTGC
- the LOC135492066 gene encoding transmembrane protein 263-like, which produces MSNLYQSVVSCLQRGSKPGEPAMPDNEMKTENGDPSEVKENEAPEYSSDKKTDEVLEPQPQSGYLWRMGSGVFNVTTGAVGLGVGGVKWVAGKSYDVGSAVYSKAPAIPKISLKRKDKKE; this is translated from the exons ATGTCAAATCTGTATCAGTCAGTTGTGTCCTGTCTACAAAGG GGTTCCAAACCTGGAGAACCAGCAATGCCAGACAACGAAATGAAAACAGAGAACGGAGACCCTTCGGAAGTGAAGGAGAATGAAGCTCCGGAGTATTCCTCAGACAAGAAAACAGATGAAGTCCTTG AGCCACAGCCACAGTCGGGCTATCTGTGGCGGATGGGAAGTGGagttttcaatgtcacaactgGTGCTGTTGGTTTGGGTGTAGGAGGCGTCAAGTGGGTGGCGGGAAAATCTTACGATGTTGGATCAGCTGTTTACAGCAAGGCGCCAGCGATACCCAAGATCAGCTTGAAGAGGAAAGACAAGAAGGAATGA
- the LOC135492065 gene encoding COMM domain-containing protein 9-like: MAEVDFDPLLSLLKASSKEVVVRLSNEAYLLRSSNQIPGDVVKKTTEALGIDQKESYKLILALGGLIKKSLFLSSSEPGPVLALFPDNFHKNLKELLTKVILDNLNNWRNRAISSQVSLPRLLDFDWRVDTKMSSDAIARMSIPTCILQMQVQDPPLELERQQETSTLNVELSKETIETMLDGLGKIRDQLSSVTKK, from the exons ATGGCCGAAGTTGATTTTGATCCGCTACTTTCTCTGCTAAAA GCAAGCAGTAAAGAAGTTGTGGTACGTCTGAGCAATGAAGCCTACCTGCTCCGGAGTAGCAATCAAATCCCTGGGGATGTCGTGAAGAAAACTACTGAGGCTCTTGGTATAGATCAGAAAGAATCTTACAAG tTGATTCTCGCCCTCGGTGGTTTAATCAAGAAATCCTTGTTTCTTTCTTCATCTGAACCTGGACCAGTGCTGGCTCTCTTCCCAG ataaCTTCCATAAAAATCTGAAGGAACTGCTCACCAAGGTAATCTTGGACAACCTGAATAACTGGAGAAACAGGGCCATCTCAAGTCAAG TTTCCTTGCCCCGACTTCTTGACTTTGACTGGCGTGTTGATACCAAGATGTCATCAGACGCCATTGCTAGGATGTCTATCCCGACTTGTATATTACAAATGCAG GTACAGGATCCACCACTTGAGTTAGAGAGGCAGCAAGAGACTTCCACATTAAATGTAGAATTGTCAAAAGAGACTATTGAAACCATGTTAGATGGACTTGGAAAGATAAGGGATCAGTTGTCTTCTGTGACAAAGAAATAA